A stretch of Argiope bruennichi chromosome 10, qqArgBrue1.1, whole genome shotgun sequence DNA encodes these proteins:
- the LOC129987527 gene encoding uncharacterized protein LOC129987527 — MDQNKICTSLPKLDSKNIEEVKQLGIFVSDICLDENLCLYENDPKEIHILLGADTAARLFTGEIKKLSPDLIAMNTKLGWTVIGRSGINKNDSSSTLMSLLVNDVNISDLWRLDTLNINDPAETQSRKELEEAAKEHFERSVTRDNEGRYIVSLPWIHDHPPLPDGRKLAERRLNSCIKALERVEKLADYDDVFQDWQNEGIIEEVDPMQEIKEGQHFLPHHPVFKENSTTKVRPVFDGSAKEKNTPSINDCLEKGPNLVELIPSLINRFRVEKYGVISDIKKAFLQIGLQERDRPYLRFLWKDRRKDGNIKILQHKRVVFGISSSPFLLGATLELHLKNAPDHLKETAQQLMRSFYVDNCVFSVNRREELARFISESQALLSTAKFELRGWEHSPTEDKTEERQEDRKVPVLGLLWNLPKDTISLDLKSLMKEDKGPITKRKILSTVHRIFDPIGFSCPVTLEPKSLLQECWKLGLSWDAELPLLITERFERWKMKLPKLNDLEIPRCVREDFAEDSKFSIHVFCDASQSAYATCIFLRAESADSTSCQLIQARNRVAPLKKISIPRLELLSCTIGARLAKATISELGLENIPIFYWSDSMNALYWIKRNENWATFVYNRVLEIRKLTNPEDWRHISGTLNPADLPSRGSNAEELVKSLWWKGPNWLRMPIEDWPVSETMPDFDVVNSEKRKSIVSVTNTTTEQLEYFSKTFLDSDGLLRVKTKISQRSDLPTFRFPILLPSKHDVIGKLIFEKHVELSHAGIQILMSSLRENYWILKSRKTIRQVIRNCVICQRFSSRPLEVASAPLPEDRVRDAYVFEVVGVDLCVPLYLKNKSKCWAVLFTCAVYRAVHIELVTSLSTDSFILALRRFISRRGRPATIYSDNGTNLVGTSNELKSVDWVKIQEYASVKKILWKFNPPSAPWWGGFWERLIGMLKSILRKILGKASLQFEELYTVLCDAEGIINSRPLTYLSEDNEDLIALTPAMFLQDVKEIGVPDIDQIDAKRMNKRFFYRQKVCQDLRKRFRIEYLGHLREFSKIRNESKIKEGDIVLIGDSNVKRINWPLGRVIKLYLGKDKKVRLVEVQTKSGSFLRPIQRLFPLEVSQSEKSAIPCLPKSDSPSTMMIPDGTPTSSDSHTVSDVRQPRRSRYGRLLKPNALLDSLV, encoded by the exons AtggatcagaataaaatttgcacTTCTCTTCCCAAATTAGATTCTAAAAACATCGAAGAAGTAAAACAATTGGGTATATTTGTTAGTGATATTTGCTTAGATGAAAATCTTTGTTTGTATGAAAACGATCCCAAGGAGATTCACATATTATTAGGGGCAGATACGGCAGCCAGATTATTtacaggagaaattaaaaaactttcgcCTGATCTAATTGCGATGAACACCAAGTTAGGGTGGACAGTTATTGGAAGAtcaggaattaataaaaatgatagttccAGCACGCTAATGTCGCTACTTGTCAACGACGTAAATATATCCGATCTTTGGAGGCTTGATACATTGAATATCAATGACCCTGCGGAAACTCAAAGTAGAAAAGAACTAGAAGAAGCGGCTAAGGAACATTTTGAACGCAGTGTAACACGAGATAACGAGGGGCGCTACATTGTCAGTCTACCGTGGATACATGATCATCCACCTCTTCCTGATGGCAGAAAGTTAGCTGAACGAAGACTTAACAGTTGTATTAAAGCCTTAGAACGTGTCGAGAAGCTGGCCGATTATGATGATGTTTTTCAGGATTGGCAGAATGAGGGTATCATTGAAGAAGTTGATCCTATGCAAGAAATCAAAGAAGGACAGCATTTCTTACCTCACCATCCTGTCTTCAAGGAGAATTCGACGACCAAAGTTCGACCCGTTTTTGATGGTTCAGCTAAAGAAAAGAATACACCTTCTATTAATGACTGCCTCGAAAAGGGACCAAATCTTGTAGAACTCATTCCATCTCTCATAAATCGCTTTCGTGTTGAAAAATATGGAGTGATATCTGACATTAAGAAGGCCTTTCTGCAAATTGGATTACAAGAACGAGATAGACCATATCTCAGATTTTTATGGAAGGATAGAAGAAAAGACGGAAATATCAAGATCCTGCAGCACAAAAGAGTTGTGTTCGGAATCTCCTCCAGTCCTTTCCTTCTAGGAGCTACATtagaacttcatttaaaaaacgcCCCAGATCATCTCAAGGAAACAGCCCAGCAACTTATGAGGTCCTTCTACGTTGATAATTGTGTTTTCAGCGTCAACAGAAGAGAAGAACTCGCTAGATTTATTTCGGAATCACAAGCACTATTATCTACTGCCAAGTTTGAACTTCGAGGGTGGGAGCATTCTCCTACTGAAGACAAAACTGAAGAAAGGCAAGAAGACCGAAAGGTTCCAGTTCTTGGGCTTCTGTGGAATTTACCAAAGGACACTATATCTCTAGATTTGAAAAGTTTGATGAAAGAAGATAAAGGacctattacaaaaagaaaaatcctgtCAACCGTTCATCGAATCTTTGATCCGATAGGATTTTCTTGTCCAGTGACTCTAGAGCCCAAATCTTTGTTGCAGGAATGCTGGAAATTGGGTCTGTCCTGGGATGCTGAACTCCCTCTGCTGATAACTGAAAGATTCGAACGCTGGAAGATGAAGTTACCGAAATTGAATGATCTTGAAATACCAAGATGTGTACGTGAGGACTTTGCAGAAGATTCCAAATTTTCCATCCATGTTTTTTGTGACGCAAGTCAGAGTGCCTACGCTACATGTATCTTCTTGAGAGCTGAATCTGCTGATAGCACGTCGTGCCAGTTAATACAAGCTAGAAATAGAGTTGCTCCTTTGAAAAAGATCTCTATTCCACGCCTAGAACTTTTGTCCTGTACTATTGGTGCTAGATTGGCAAAAGCAACCATATCCGAACTTGGACTTGAGAACATACCAATCTTCTACTGGTCTGACTCTATGAATGCTTTGTATTGGatcaaaagaaatgagaattggGCCACGTTTGTTTACAACAGGGTACTGGAAATCCGTAAACTCACCAATCCTGAAGACTGGAGGCACATAAGTGGAACATTAAACCCAGCTGACCTTCCATCACGAGGTTCCAATGCAGAGGAACTTGTGAAATCTCTTTGGTGGAAGGGTCCAAATTGGCTGAGAATGCCTATAGAAGATTGGCCTGTTTCGGAAACTATGCCAGATTTCGACGTTGTAAACtccgaaaaaagaaaatctattgtgTCTGTCACTAACACCACGACAGAGCAATTAGAGTACTTTTCTAAG ACATTCCTGGATTCAGATGGTTTATTAAGAGTAAAGACCAAAATTTCTCAAAGAAGTGATCTACCAACATTTAGATTTCCAATTTTGCTGCCTTCAAAGCATGATGTTattggaaaacttatttttgaaaagcatgttGAACTTAGTCATGCTGGGATACAGATTTTGATGTCGAGTTTAAGAGAGAATTATTGGATCTTAAAAAGCAGGAAGACAATACGTCAAGTAATAAGGAATTGTGTAATATGTCAACGTTTTTCATCTCGGCCATTAGAAGTAGCAAGTGCTCCACTACCCGAAGATCGCGTCAGAGATGCTTATGTTTTTGAAGTAGTAGGAGTTGACTTGTGCGTACcactatatttgaaaaacaaaagcaaatgttGGGCTGTACTTTTTACATGCGCAGTTTATCGCGCAGTCCACATCGAGCTGGTAACTAGTTTATCAACAGATAGTTTTATTCTAGCTTTACGAAGGTTTATTTCTAGAAGAGGAAGACCAGCTACAATTTATTCAGATAATGGAACCAACTTAGTGGGTACTTCTAATGAGCTGAAATCTGTTGATTGGgtgaaaatacaagaatatgcCTCAGTAAAGAAAATCCTATGGAAATTCAACCCCCCATCAGCCCCATGGTGGGGCGGATTTTGGGAAAGGCTTATAGGTATGTTGAAatctatcttaagaaaaattcttggaaagGCCTCCTTACAATTTGAAGAATTGTACACTGTACTATGTGATGCTGAGGGCATTATAAATTCAAGACCTTTGACATACTTAAGTGAAGACAATGAGGACCTTATAGCATTAACACCTGCTATGTTTTtacaagatgtaaaagaaataggaGTTCCAGATATAGATCAAATAGATGCtaagagaatgaataaaagattcttcTACAGGCAAAAAGTGTGTCAAGATCTCAGAAAACGTTTCAGAATCGAATATCTTGGACATCTTAGAGAATTTTCAAAGATTcgtaatgaatctaaaattaaagaaggagacATTGTTCTCATCGGTGATAGTAACGTCAAGCGAATAAATTGGCCTTTGGGAAGAGTCATCAAATTATATCTTGGAAAAGACAAGAAAGTTCGTCTCGTGGAAGTCCAGACCAAATCTGGGTCTTTCCTACGTCCAATCCAGAGACTTTTTCCTCTTGAGGTCAGCCAAAGTGAAAAATCTGCTATCCCGTGTCTCCCAAAGAGTGATTCTCCATCCACAATGATGATTCCTGATGGTACACCTACCTCTAGTGACTCTCATACTGTTTCAGATGTGAGACAACCAAGAAGATCCCGTTATGGCCGGCTTTTAAAGCCCAATGCTCTCCTAGACTCATTGGTTTGA
- the LOC129988769 gene encoding uncharacterized protein LOC129988769, whose amino-acid sequence MATRESREVTRQEENFFLALFDKVVEIINNGRVPDSEIEESIRKIITYFRENRGPRSACANYNFSSLADFLGFFYRYSPLSAGITRNKTLDAINSCKELKECFNKSSLMVVNVGGGAGSDLVGLYSALHENSTFLEMEITLIDQYSEWREYFGQVNDLLRGGDFGNSSLLMKNRKMTTSFITADLRTEMTPDCADALQKADLVWMKGFLSTLEDDFMQSAVTMNIISSMVPGALLVVMDSPSYNRFDEFIDGNQLRNVFIQEEGRYNLSSISDSRYPISLSSNQEIFIFEKI is encoded by the exons ATGGCGACTCGAGAGTCTCGTGAAGTAACCCGACaagaagagaatttttttctcGCGCTGTTCGATAAAGTTGTTGAAATAATTAACAATGGGCGAGTGCCAGACTCCGAAATAGAAGAAAGCATCCGAaagattattacttattttaggGAAAATAGAGGGCCAAGAAGTGCCTGCGCAAATTATAATTTCTCGAGTCTTGCAGATTTCTTGGGTTTTTTTTACCGTTATTCTCCCTTATCGGCGGGTATAACGCGAAATAAAACTTTAGATGCGATTAATAGCTGTAAAGAATTGAAGGAATGTTTCAACAAATCATCATTGATGGTGGTTAATGTTGGGGGTGGAGCAGGCAGCGATTTAGTGGGACTGTACAGTGCCCTTCATGAAAATTCTACTTTTCTAGAAATGGAAATAACACTGATTGATCAGTACAGCGAATGGCGAGAATACTTCGGACAAGTGAATGATTTACTTCGTGGCGGCGATTTCGGAAATTCTAGTCTTTTGATGAAGAATAGGAAAATGACTACTTCTTTTATTACTGCTGACCTGAGGACAGAAATGACCCCTGACTGCGCAGATGCTTTGCAAAAAGCAGATTTAGTTTGGATGAAAGGATTTCTTTCCACTCTTGAAGATGATTTTATGCAATCTGCCGTAACCATG aatattatatCGTCAATGGTTCCTGGAGCCTTACTGGTGGTTATGGATTCTCCTTCTTATAATAGATTTGATGAGTTCATCGACGGAAACCAGCTACGAAATGTATTTATACAAGAGGAGGGTCGTTACAATCTGAGTTCAATTTCTGACTCTAGGTACCCGATTTCCCTGTCCAGCAAtcaagaaatattcatatttgagaaaatttga